One window of the Nitrospirota bacterium genome contains the following:
- a CDS encoding putative metal-binding motif-containing protein: MRAITISLVFGLLLFSCSKARVLAETTPADSAPVNVVLPLSPEAAAALLGVGEQEELEADVYVNEELVAEGIRGGVRSGRRGEEASGIRGGIRAGRRGDVESGIRGGRRGAAARSVRRWVRGTPSRVVAAPFTGASSDTGIKPAATLQPQFQELGTRNQEPAEGDIAFAFEITFLLPQKSARDGANSIRTRVRPGKHQDVPLVEVKTTVKIKVSSQQSAVSGQPGTPSPSTGEGSGGGAPGGVTGSLDHGFTIEVEDTPLSMNDVELPDLDGDGIATLTEVASLIGTGAVAAGFTPASFDQAIAAAADPASKPTEAQAQKAFEDLAKKLEQKVVADFKSAGIPPAAEVKIELKQVDLTPPDTFVSAEALGAGREAQAGQDITFTFTCTETACVFRCALDDSAFAPCPASHVLRPASGEHKFAVAASDAMGNRDPSPAALTFTVLPSCVPTPELCDGKDNDCDGVVDEDLVGAGAPFTGASSDAGIKPATTAGTCDTGLPGVCAEGTQTCVNGALACAQTTSSSIEVCDSKDNDCDGTTDEDIPSASCSTGNQGVCSEGTQTCVNGALTCVQRLASSVEICDAKDNDCNGKVDDAIPSASCATGGKGVCAAGTTVCSNGTPVCSQTTASSAETCDGLDNDCNGTVDDGITSTSCTTGLQGVCSAGTTACSNGSSVCSQTTASSSEKCDALDNDCDGSTD; this comes from the coding sequence ATGCGGGCTATCACTATTTCGCTGGTGTTCGGGCTCCTCCTTTTCTCCTGTTCCAAGGCAAGGGTCCTAGCCGAAACCACACCCGCCGACTCTGCTCCGGTGAACGTGGTTCTTCCGCTCTCCCCCGAGGCCGCCGCGGCGCTGTTGGGCGTGGGGGAGCAGGAGGAACTCGAGGCGGATGTTTATGTGAATGAGGAACTCGTCGCCGAGGGCATCCGCGGGGGCGTTCGGAGCGGTCGGAGAGGCGAGGAAGCTTCCGGCATTCGTGGCGGCATCCGGGCGGGGCGCCGGGGAGACGTGGAATCCGGCATTCGAGGGGGGAGACGCGGCGCCGCGGCGCGGAGCGTGAGAAGGTGGGTGCGGGGGACGCCATCCCGAGTGGTAGCCGCACCCTTTACGGGTGCGTCCTCGGACACGGGAATAAAGCCCGCGGCTACCCTCCAACCACAGTTCCAGGAACTAGGAACAAGGAACCAGGAACCTGCAGAAGGCGACATCGCCTTCGCCTTCGAAATCACCTTCCTCCTCCCCCAGAAATCCGCCCGCGACGGCGCCAACTCCATCCGCACACGCGTGCGACCCGGCAAACATCAGGACGTGCCCCTCGTCGAAGTGAAAACGACGGTGAAGATCAAAGTCAGCAGTCAGCAGTCAGCGGTCAGCGGTCAGCCCGGAACCCCCTCCCCCTCGACGGGGGAGGGTTCGGGTGGGGGTGCTCCTGGCGGGGTCACGGGATCACTGGATCACGGGTTCACGATTGAGGTGGAAGACACCCCCCTCTCCATGAACGACGTCGAACTCCCCGACCTCGACGGCGACGGCATCGCCACGCTCACGGAGGTGGCCTCTCTGATCGGAACCGGCGCGGTAGCCGCGGGCTTTACGCCCGCGTCCTTCGACCAAGCCATCGCCGCCGCCGCCGATCCCGCGTCCAAACCTACCGAGGCCCAGGCCCAAAAGGCCTTTGAAGACCTTGCCAAGAAGCTGGAACAGAAGGTCGTTGCGGATTTCAAGTCCGCGGGAATCCCCCCCGCCGCCGAGGTCAAGATCGAACTCAAGCAGGTAGATCTCACACCGCCCGACACGTTCGTGTCGGCGGAGGCGCTGGGCGCAGGACGCGAGGCGCAGGCAGGACAAGACATCACGTTCACATTCACCTGTACCGAGACGGCATGCGTATTCCGGTGCGCGTTGGACGACTCAGCCTTCGCTCCGTGCCCCGCGTCCCACGTCCTGCGTCCCGCGTCGGGCGAGCACAAGTTCGCCGTGGCCGCCTCGGACGCGATGGGCAATCGCGACCCCTCTCCTGCGGCCCTCACCTTCACCGTCCTCCCCTCCTGCGTCCCCACGCCCGAACTCTGCGACGGCAAAGACAACGACTGCGACGGCGTGGTGGATGAAGACTTGGTAGGCGCAGGCGCACCCTTTACGGGTGCGTCTTCGGACGCAGGCATAAAGCCTGCGACTACCGCCGGGACCTGCGACACCGGCCTGCCCGGCGTCTGCGCCGAAGGAACCCAAACCTGCGTGAACGGCGCTCTCGCGTGCGCCCAAACCACCAGCAGTTCCATCGAGGTGTGCGACTCGAAAGACAACGATTGTGACGGGACAACCGATGAGGACATCCCGTCGGCATCCTGCTCCACCGGCAACCAAGGCGTCTGCTCCGAAGGAACCCAAACCTGCGTGAACGGCGCTCTTACTTGCGTCCAGCGTCTTGCGTCCAGCGTCGAGATCTGCGACGCGAAGGACAACGATTGCAACGGAAAGGTCGACGACGCCATCCCGTCCGCCTCCTGCGCCACGGGCGGCAAGGGCGTCTGCGCCGCAGGCACAACCGTGTGCTCAAACGGGACTCCCGTCTGCTCCCAAACCACCGCCTCTTCCGCCGAGACTTGCGACGGTCTGGACA
- a CDS encoding response regulator transcription factor, whose protein sequence is MIRAILVDDHKMFREGLKEMLRATGDIVVVGEADNGKSAHDLVQRLRPDAVILDVSLPDMDGLDVARGFEGTPSRVVLLTMHDDPVTLARAARARLPGFVLKDSAFEDLVQAIRTVAAGGRFVSASVAAKLDALVFDGRAPGDSLTDREREILQWIARGLTNRQIGKKLSISTKTVETHRTHIMDKLDLHKAADLVRYAMETGLV, encoded by the coding sequence ATGATTAGGGCGATCTTGGTCGACGACCACAAGATGTTCCGGGAAGGACTCAAGGAGATGCTCCGCGCCACCGGAGACATCGTGGTGGTCGGCGAAGCAGACAACGGAAAATCGGCTCACGACCTCGTGCAACGCCTACGCCCGGACGCCGTCATCCTGGACGTATCGCTGCCGGACATGGACGGTTTGGACGTGGCGAGAGGCTTCGAAGGAACCCCTTCGCGCGTCGTCCTCCTGACGATGCACGATGATCCCGTCACCCTCGCCCGCGCCGCCCGAGCACGCCTCCCCGGCTTCGTGCTGAAGGACAGCGCCTTCGAAGACCTCGTCCAGGCCATCCGGACGGTGGCCGCAGGCGGCAGGTTCGTCAGCGCCTCCGTCGCCGCGAAGCTGGATGCCCTCGTGTTCGATGGCCGTGCTCCAGGCGACTCGCTCACGGACCGAGAACGGGAGATCCTCCAATGGATCGCAAGAGGTCTCACCAATCGGCAGATCGGGAAGAAACTCTCCATCAGCACCAAGACGGTCGAGACACACCGCACACACATCATGGACAAGCTGGACCTCCACAAGGCCGCCGATCTTGTGCGCTACGCAATGGAAACCGGCTTGGTTTGA
- a CDS encoding beta galactosidase jelly roll domain-containing protein encodes MAPVVTASAFILAATLLSAPPPTGEIALLDGTHLFRAGDDPAWSAPEADESGWIPVHIPGSLQSQGLHTDNGHGWYRLHFTLPRGFSPHRPALFLGRIGNSDETFLNGIRIGSAGAVRGKWVEATWDERLYPVPASLLRTEGENVLAIHVLNTWLSGGIMDGPAAIGDYAVLREIELDRENDRGAVESVLLSLFAFLLLAALWGYARGIRGREMLLFCATVMVYEAIYFLDTLLFYQTGWKGAVPQWASFALWCLLPALFLVFVISFCKARFHWAYKAIVALSIPLAAALVTWSGGHYTTMAFLFYAYAAAAGIAPVVVAAQAVRRRVPESGTVLLGVVGVVFGINAEVLSFLGIYPDHFLGPLDLGDLAAGFFVVLLTFALAARFIRIRNTMRSLSARVLNAYEDERKRLSRELHDGVGQSLLAVKLGLQMAEANLRKGERLEVETFTRAVADLSHSIDELRAVAVDLRPSALERTTMADAVRWHARLIRERSEVRISVEADPSFDIPLPAKDHFYRIFQEALGNAVKHSGAQSIRISLRKEGRAAILEIHDDGKGMKGGDGADRGLGLGLITIKERAELLNGSVALKTAPGGGTTLVLAIPTHD; translated from the coding sequence GTGGCGCCCGTGGTTACCGCGTCGGCCTTCATCCTTGCGGCGACGCTTCTCTCGGCTCCCCCTCCGACGGGAGAAATCGCCTTGCTCGACGGAACACATCTGTTCCGTGCAGGTGACGATCCCGCATGGTCCGCGCCGGAAGCAGACGAATCCGGTTGGATCCCCGTCCACATTCCGGGCAGTCTGCAATCGCAGGGTCTTCACACCGACAACGGGCACGGCTGGTACCGGCTTCATTTCACGCTGCCTCGCGGCTTCTCGCCCCATCGGCCGGCTCTGTTCCTCGGTCGCATCGGCAACAGCGATGAGACTTTCCTGAACGGCATCCGCATCGGATCGGCAGGCGCCGTCCGGGGAAAGTGGGTCGAAGCCACGTGGGACGAACGCCTCTACCCCGTCCCCGCGTCTCTCCTCCGGACAGAGGGCGAAAACGTGCTGGCCATCCACGTGCTGAACACCTGGCTGAGCGGGGGGATCATGGATGGTCCCGCCGCCATTGGCGACTACGCCGTCCTGCGCGAGATTGAACTCGATCGGGAAAATGACCGAGGCGCCGTGGAGTCCGTGCTCCTCTCGCTGTTTGCCTTCCTCCTCCTCGCCGCACTGTGGGGTTATGCGAGAGGCATCCGGGGGAGGGAGATGCTCCTCTTCTGCGCCACGGTCATGGTTTACGAGGCAATCTACTTCTTGGACACCTTGCTTTTTTACCAGACCGGCTGGAAAGGCGCCGTTCCACAGTGGGCATCTTTTGCCTTGTGGTGCCTGCTCCCAGCCTTGTTCCTCGTGTTCGTCATTTCCTTCTGCAAGGCCCGATTCCATTGGGCCTACAAGGCCATCGTGGCCCTTTCCATCCCCCTCGCCGCCGCCTTGGTCACATGGTCCGGCGGCCACTACACCACGATGGCCTTTCTTTTCTATGCCTACGCCGCCGCCGCGGGGATCGCCCCTGTTGTGGTCGCCGCGCAAGCGGTCCGTCGACGCGTGCCTGAATCGGGAACCGTTCTCCTCGGCGTGGTCGGCGTGGTGTTCGGAATAAACGCCGAGGTCCTCTCCTTCCTCGGCATCTACCCCGATCATTTCCTCGGCCCGTTGGATCTGGGCGACCTCGCCGCGGGGTTCTTCGTCGTGCTGCTCACGTTCGCCCTTGCCGCGAGATTCATCCGCATTCGAAACACCATGCGCTCCCTCTCGGCCCGCGTCTTGAACGCCTATGAAGACGAACGGAAACGGCTCTCGCGGGAACTCCACGACGGCGTGGGACAGTCTCTCCTGGCCGTCAAACTCGGGCTCCAGATGGCTGAAGCGAATCTGAGAAAGGGTGAACGATTGGAGGTAGAGACCTTCACGCGGGCCGTGGCGGATTTGTCCCACTCGATCGACGAACTGCGTGCCGTAGCCGTTGACTTGCGCCCGTCCGCGCTGGAGCGCACGACCATGGCCGACGCCGTCCGCTGGCACGCGCGCCTGATTCGGGAGCGATCGGAAGTTCGGATTTCCGTGGAAGCCGATCCTTCGTTCGATATTCCACTCCCGGCGAAAGATCATTTTTACCGCATCTTCCAGGAAGCGCTCGGAAACGCCGTGAAGCATTCGGGCGCGCAATCCATCCGAATCTCCCTTCGCAAGGAAGGCCGCGCCGCCATCCTGGAAATTCACGACGATGGGAAGGGCATGAAAGGCGGGGATGGCGCCGACCGCGGCTTGGGACTGGGTCTCATCACCATCAAGGAGAGAGCGGAACTGTTGAACGGCAGTGTCGCGCTGAAGACCGCTCCAGGCGGGGGCACCACGCTCGTTCTCGCCATCCCCACCCATGATTAG